The Pseudomonadota bacterium genome has a window encoding:
- the dnaN gene encoding DNA polymerase III subunit beta → MSLSINVSRDEFLAGLSSVQNVTGKKGTIAILSNVLIQTGNSSIILTATDLEVGIRVSIPAEIMASGEITLPARKLFEIVRETAADTLHLELHDNNWVKISANSSDYNLAGMAATDFPSFPEYDESSLVQISASSLQDLVDRTIFSVAQEGESQFNLTGLLVEKDKNEEGKSLMRMVSSDGHRLSLMQIVFEHDLEKLKINKTTLIPRKGVQEIRKFCESCDTVAIGFENNQAVLKSDNSLMIIRLMNGDFPDYRNIINIIGQDSYIEIDRISLINSLKRMILFTEDRFNAVKFHFDKNVLMLSSESMDIGNAKDILNIDYHGPVMTLGFNGKYFVEAMQVMSSEMIRAYINSEESPCLIKGSDDTGYISVVMPMKI, encoded by the coding sequence GCCATACTTTCCAATGTTCTTATTCAGACCGGAAACAGTTCGATCATTCTGACCGCAACCGATCTTGAGGTGGGAATCAGAGTGAGTATTCCGGCAGAGATAATGGCATCAGGGGAAATAACCCTTCCTGCGAGAAAGCTTTTCGAGATCGTCAGAGAAACAGCAGCCGATACCCTTCATCTGGAACTTCATGATAATAACTGGGTAAAGATATCGGCCAATTCAAGCGATTATAATCTTGCCGGAATGGCGGCAACCGATTTCCCTTCTTTTCCTGAATATGACGAAAGTTCTTTGGTTCAAATATCGGCATCATCATTACAGGATCTGGTGGACAGAACGATATTTTCCGTTGCCCAGGAAGGGGAGAGTCAATTTAATCTGACCGGCCTGCTGGTTGAAAAAGATAAAAATGAGGAAGGAAAATCTTTAATGAGAATGGTTTCCTCAGACGGGCATCGCCTCTCTCTGATGCAGATTGTGTTCGAACATGATCTTGAAAAACTGAAGATAAACAAAACGACGCTGATCCCGAGAAAAGGGGTTCAGGAAATCAGAAAATTTTGTGAATCATGCGATACCGTCGCCATTGGCTTTGAAAATAATCAGGCTGTTTTAAAAAGTGATAATTCATTGATGATCATCAGATTAATGAATGGTGATTTTCCTGATTATCGAAATATTATCAATATCATAGGACAGGATTCATATATTGAGATAGATCGGATTTCACTGATTAATTCATTAAAAAGAATGATCCTTTTTACCGAGGACAGATTTAATGCAGTTAAATTTCATTTCGATAAAAATGTCCTGATGCTGTCATCTGAAAGCATGGATATCGGGAATGCCAAAGATATCCTGAATATTGACTATCATGGTCCGGTCATGACCCTTGGTTTTAACGGCAAATACTTCGTTGAGGCCATGCAGGTGATGAGCAGTGAAATGATCAGAGCCTATATTAATTCCGAAGAAAGTCCCTGTCTTATCAAAGGAAGTGATGATACGGGATATATCAGCGTTGTTATGCCGATGAAAATTTAA